A genomic window from Brassica oleracea var. oleracea cultivar TO1000 chromosome C8, BOL, whole genome shotgun sequence includes:
- the LOC106308060 gene encoding actin-related protein 3 isoform X1, whose amino-acid sequence MDPTSRPAVVIDNGTGYTKMGFAGNVEPCFILPTVVAANESFLSQAKSSLKGSWAAQHNAGVAADMDFFIGDEALAKSRSSSTYNLRYPIEHGQVEDWDAMERYWQQCVFNYLRCDPEDHYFLLTESPLTPPESREYTGEILFETFNVPGLYIAVNSVLALAAGYTTSKCEMTGVVVDVGDGATRVVPVAEGYVISSCIKSIPIAGKDVTLFIQQLMRERGENIPPEDSFDVARKVKEMYCYTSSDIVKEYNKHDKEPGKYVKQWKGVKPKTGAPYTCDVGYERFLGPEIFFNPEIYSNDFITSLPAVIDKCIQSAPIDTRRALYKNIVLSGGSTMFKDFGRRLQRDLKKIVDARVLANNARTGGEITSQPVEVNVVSHPVQRFAVWFGGSVLSSTPEFFANERGV is encoded by the exons ATGGATCCGACTTCTCGACCCGCCGTTGTCATCGACAACGGAACGGG GTACACGAAAATGGGTTTCGCGGGCAATGTGGAACCGTGTTTCATTCTTCCAACGGTAGTTGCAGCCAACGAGTCTTTCTTGAGCCAAGCCAAGAGTTCTTTAAAGGGGTCTTGGGCGGCACAGCACAACGCTGGAGTTGCGGCGGATATGGACTTCTTTATCGGAGACGAAGCTCTTGCGAAGTCGCGGTCCAGTAGCACTTATAATCTTCGTTACCCGATCGAGCATGGTCAGGTTGAGGATTGGGATGCTATGGAAAGGTATTGGCAGCAGTGTGTGTTCAACTACTTGAGATGTGATCCGGAGGATCATTACTTTCTTCTCACTGAAAGCCCTCTTACTCCTCCTGAGAGTCGAGAGTACACTGGAGAGATTTTGTTCGAGACTTTTAATGTTCCTGGACTTTACATTGCTGTTAACTCGGTGCTTGCACTTGCTGCTGGGTACACAACATCAAAG TGTGAGATGACAGGGGTTGTGGTGGATGTTGGAGATGGGGCGACTCGTGTTGTGCCTGTTGCAGAAGGTTATGTTATTAGTAGCTGTATCAAGTCAATACCAATTGCTGGCAAAGATGTCACCCTCTTTATCCAGCAACTCATGCGG GAAAGAGGTGAGAATATACCACCAGAAGATTCATTCGATGTAGCCCGTAAAGTGAAAGAAATGTACTGCTACACTAGTTCAGACATAGTAAAG GAGTATAATAAACACGACAAAGAACCAGGAAAGTATGTCAAACAATGGAAAGGTGTTAAGCCAAAGACTGGTGCGCCGTACACTTGTGATGTGGGATATGAACGGTTCCTTGGACCCGAG ATCTTCTTTAATCCAGAGATATACAGCAATGACTTTATAACTTCTTTACCGGCTGTAATAGACAAGTGTATCCAGTCTGCACCAATTGACACACGAAGAGCTTTGTATAAG AATATAGTATTATCCGGAGGTTCAACTATGTTCAAAGATTTCGGAAGAAGGTTACAAAGAGATCTCAAGAAGATTGTTGATGCTCGTGTTCTTGCTAATAACGCACGTACCGGTGGTGAAATCACG TCTCAACCTGTGGAGGTTAATGTCGTGAGCCACCCGGTCCAGAGGTTTGCAGTTTGGTTTGGAGGCTCCGTGCTTTCATCAACTCCTGAGTTTTTCGCG AACGAAAGAGGAGTATGA
- the LOC106308060 gene encoding actin-related protein 3 isoform X2, with translation MDPTSRPAVVIDNGTGYTKMGFAGNVEPCFILPTVVAANESFLSQAKSSLKGSWAAQHNAGVAADMDFFIGDEALAKSRSSSTYNLRYPIEHGQVEDWDAMERYWQQCVFNYLRCDPEDHYFLLTESPLTPPESREYTGEILFETFNVPGLYIAVNSVLALAAGYTTSKCEMTGVVVDVGDGATRVVPVAEGYVISSCIKSIPIAGKDVTLFIQQLMRERGENIPPEDSFDVARKVKEMYCYTSSDIVKEYNKHDKEPGKYVKQWKGVKPKTGAPYTCDVGYERFLGPEIFFNPEIYSNDFITSLPAVIDKCIQSAPIDTRRALYKNIVLSGGSTMFKDFGRRLQRDLKKIVDARVLANNARTGGEITSQPVEVNVVSHPVQRFAVWFGGSVLSSTPEFFASCRTKEEYDECGASICRTNPVFKGMY, from the exons ATGGATCCGACTTCTCGACCCGCCGTTGTCATCGACAACGGAACGGG GTACACGAAAATGGGTTTCGCGGGCAATGTGGAACCGTGTTTCATTCTTCCAACGGTAGTTGCAGCCAACGAGTCTTTCTTGAGCCAAGCCAAGAGTTCTTTAAAGGGGTCTTGGGCGGCACAGCACAACGCTGGAGTTGCGGCGGATATGGACTTCTTTATCGGAGACGAAGCTCTTGCGAAGTCGCGGTCCAGTAGCACTTATAATCTTCGTTACCCGATCGAGCATGGTCAGGTTGAGGATTGGGATGCTATGGAAAGGTATTGGCAGCAGTGTGTGTTCAACTACTTGAGATGTGATCCGGAGGATCATTACTTTCTTCTCACTGAAAGCCCTCTTACTCCTCCTGAGAGTCGAGAGTACACTGGAGAGATTTTGTTCGAGACTTTTAATGTTCCTGGACTTTACATTGCTGTTAACTCGGTGCTTGCACTTGCTGCTGGGTACACAACATCAAAG TGTGAGATGACAGGGGTTGTGGTGGATGTTGGAGATGGGGCGACTCGTGTTGTGCCTGTTGCAGAAGGTTATGTTATTAGTAGCTGTATCAAGTCAATACCAATTGCTGGCAAAGATGTCACCCTCTTTATCCAGCAACTCATGCGG GAAAGAGGTGAGAATATACCACCAGAAGATTCATTCGATGTAGCCCGTAAAGTGAAAGAAATGTACTGCTACACTAGTTCAGACATAGTAAAG GAGTATAATAAACACGACAAAGAACCAGGAAAGTATGTCAAACAATGGAAAGGTGTTAAGCCAAAGACTGGTGCGCCGTACACTTGTGATGTGGGATATGAACGGTTCCTTGGACCCGAG ATCTTCTTTAATCCAGAGATATACAGCAATGACTTTATAACTTCTTTACCGGCTGTAATAGACAAGTGTATCCAGTCTGCACCAATTGACACACGAAGAGCTTTGTATAAG AATATAGTATTATCCGGAGGTTCAACTATGTTCAAAGATTTCGGAAGAAGGTTACAAAGAGATCTCAAGAAGATTGTTGATGCTCGTGTTCTTGCTAATAACGCACGTACCGGTGGTGAAATCACG TCTCAACCTGTGGAGGTTAATGTCGTGAGCCACCCGGTCCAGAGGTTTGCAGTTTGGTTTGGAGGCTCCGTGCTTTCATCAACTCCTGAGTTTTTCGCG AGTTGCAGAACGAAAGAGGAGTATGACGAATGTGGAGCAAGCATATGCCGAACTAATCCGGTGTTCAAGGGGATGTATTGA